The following are encoded in a window of Flavobacterium cupriresistens genomic DNA:
- the sprA gene encoding cell surface protein SprA — MRKICIFLLVLFCGNVLRAQVNPAVQDTTKTQFSVGKLELENPPSILSAYKYDPITDRYIYTKSVDGFSINYPIVLTPKEYEALVLKESRRDYFRKKSDAIDGKKSGSEAAKKDLLPRYYINSSLFESIFGSNTIDVKPTGSVEMDLGIRYTKQDNPSFSPRNRSNLTFDFDQRISMSLMGKVGTRLEVNANYDTQSTFAFQNLFKLAYTPSEDDIVQKIEVGNVSMPLNSTLIRGAQSLFGVKAQLQFGKTTITGVFSEQKSQTKSIVAEGGGTVQNFDLYALDYDNDRHFFLSQYFRNKYDASLKKYPFIDSRAQITRLEVWVTNKQNRVSTTNNNLRNVIALQDLGEAQIQGIPDNEVVVIGSTANFFVAGIGTPSDNKNNKYDPATIGTGGFLNQKVREIVTAKSGFNVDVSEGVDYSVLENARKLTTNEYTFNAQLGYISLQQRLANDEILAVAFEYTVGDKIYRVGEFGSDGVDGTLVTGNNTPNQTIITQSLILKMLKSSLTNVKNPVWNLMMKNVYQIPQAYQIKQDDFRLNILYTDPSPINYISPVAGTHFPDDNPANPNPANYYITKTPLLNVFDIDKLNYNNDPQKGGDGFFDYIPGITVDAQNGRIIFTTKEPFGELLFQKLKGAAGEDYNSPNTYNDNQKKYVFRNMYRNTQSGALQDADKNKFLLRGKYKSTGNNGIPIGAFNVPQGSVVVTAGGRVLVEGIDYSVDYQLGRVQILDPSLQASNTPIQVSLENNSIFGQQTRRFMGVNVEHKISDKFVVGGTFLKMTERPFTQKSSYGQESVNNTIFGFNGNYATEVPFFTRLVNKLPNIDTDVPSNLSIRGEVAFLRPDAPKASDFEGEATIYIDDFEGSQSTIDMRSAYAWSLASTPFVKSDLIADDKFKASSSTLEYGFRRAKLSWYTIDPVFYSSKPSGISNDDLSLNTTRRIYSRELYPNTDIAQGQIQVINTLDLSYYPSERGPYNNNQTFNTEPAASNFGGIMRAINSTNFEQGNVEYIQFWVLDPYIGTGQSPANNTGKIYFNLGEVSEDVLKDGRKQYENGLGPDQLMVKPRALWGEVPASQSLIYAFDTNEGNRRNQDVGLDGLPDSRESEVYSNYASEPDPAADNYTYYLNREGGVKDRYRNYNGVEGNSPVSINDPNRGSTTLPDVEDINRDNTMNTINAYYEYSIDIKPGMQVGQNYVTDIREVSNADLPNGSTTNARWIQFKIPVSQPENTIGNITDFRSIRFMRMFMTGFSDEMTVRFGALDLVRGEWRRYTGTLDANDTNAEDDNTDFDVLAVNVQENATKCPVNYVIPPGVRREQLYNNNTVINQNEQSLALRVSGGGLQFRDSRAVFKNVSVDMRQYKKLKMFLHAEALPNGELEDGEMIGFLRFGNDFTQNYYQVEIPLKVTRPAGSCAVTPEDVWFDENSIDLALELLTRMKIKAMPLDINSDKRDINGVYYPDDDATVADGDGDSKLRLGIKGNPNFGLVRNLMVGVKSAADHKDIKGEVWFNELRMADLENKGGMAAVLSIDTNMADFATVSATGRKSTIGFGSLEQGANERDREDIQQYNIVTNLNLGKLLPPKWGINLPFNYAIGEEVITPEYDPFNQDIKLDQLLRETTNQAEKENIRTRAVDYTKRRSINFIGVRKDRAPEQKPHVYDVENFTFSQSYNQVERHDYEIEEFQDEQSSTAVNYAYTFQPKEVVPFKKTKFMKKSDYWKMLSDINFNYLPSNVTFNTNILRQSNRQQFREVEVEGIGLRPLYRRNFAFNYQYGFGYNLTKSLKLNYTAASNNIVRNFLNDDNSPKEDFTIWDDYLDIGTPNQHMQQLVLNYEIPINKIPALSFIKASYSYTADYSWQRSSTAFSEYEAPDGSVYDLGNTIQNANSNTLTTTFNMGMLYKYVGLTPGGKKPAKPKTIAPPKPGEKIVNTPKQVSTSSPFYDGLIGVLTSVKNIQVNYIKNSGTVLPGYTPSVGFFGTSRPTLGFVFGSQDDVRYEAAKSGWLTTYQDFNQSFTQVTNTLLKVTANVDLFPDLKIDLAMDRAYSQNSSEQYSVSENGMYNPLSRYSYGMFSISTVLIGTSFSTSDATQSAAFDDFRSNRLVIANRLAEGYYGAGNEIPRYNVSDVPGPPLDPTADDPFKKKRDIYASNQGYPIGFGKSNQAVLLPSFLAAYSGKDASGVSTDIFRSFPIPNWSVKYNGLMRYKYFKDKFKRFSLQHNYRASYTINQFRSNFDFYNPPPQSNGLDVNYNFYNKTVMSNVNLVEQFSPLIRVDFELKSSLRVLTEIKKDRALSMSFDNNLLTEVKGMEYIIGLGYRFKDVIFSSRLADTPTGIIKSDINIKADFSLRKNETLVRYLDYDNNQLAAGQNIWSVKVTADYSFSKNLTAIFYYDHSFSKAVISTSFPLTNIRSGFTLRYNFGN; from the coding sequence ATGCGTAAAATTTGTATTTTTTTACTGGTTTTATTTTGCGGTAATGTTTTGCGGGCGCAAGTAAATCCAGCAGTTCAAGATACAACTAAAACTCAATTTTCTGTCGGGAAATTAGAGTTGGAAAACCCACCCAGTATACTTTCGGCTTATAAATATGATCCCATTACAGACCGATACATTTATACCAAATCGGTAGATGGGTTCTCTATTAATTATCCAATTGTCTTAACGCCAAAAGAGTACGAAGCTTTGGTTCTGAAAGAATCCAGAAGAGATTATTTCAGGAAAAAATCGGATGCGATTGATGGTAAAAAATCAGGAAGTGAAGCCGCCAAAAAGGATTTGCTACCCCGATATTATATTAATTCAAGTCTTTTCGAAAGCATTTTTGGAAGTAATACAATTGATGTAAAGCCCACAGGATCAGTTGAAATGGATCTTGGAATTCGCTATACCAAACAAGACAATCCTTCTTTTTCTCCAAGAAACCGATCCAATCTAACCTTTGACTTTGATCAGAGGATTAGTATGAGTTTAATGGGTAAAGTGGGAACGAGATTAGAGGTAAATGCTAATTACGACACCCAGTCTACATTTGCTTTTCAAAATTTATTCAAACTGGCTTATACGCCTTCAGAGGATGATATTGTTCAGAAAATTGAAGTTGGTAATGTTAGCATGCCACTGAATAGTACTTTAATCAGAGGGGCCCAAAGTTTGTTTGGAGTAAAAGCACAACTGCAATTTGGGAAGACAACTATTACCGGAGTTTTCTCAGAACAAAAGTCACAAACCAAGAGTATAGTTGCAGAAGGTGGTGGTACGGTTCAGAATTTTGATTTGTATGCTTTAGATTATGATAATGACAGACACTTCTTTTTATCTCAATACTTTAGAAATAAATACGATGCCTCTTTAAAGAAGTATCCCTTTATTGACAGTCGTGCTCAGATCACAAGACTTGAAGTTTGGGTAACCAATAAACAAAACAGAGTAAGTACAACTAATAATAACTTGCGTAATGTTATCGCACTTCAGGATTTAGGAGAAGCACAAATTCAGGGAATTCCGGATAATGAAGTGGTAGTGATAGGGAGTACAGCAAACTTTTTTGTGGCTGGAATCGGTACGCCAAGTGATAATAAAAATAACAAATACGATCCGGCGACTATAGGTACTGGTGGTTTTTTGAATCAAAAGGTTAGGGAAATTGTAACGGCAAAAAGTGGTTTTAATGTAGATGTAAGTGAAGGAGTCGATTATTCCGTGTTGGAAAATGCACGTAAATTAACCACAAATGAGTATACTTTTAATGCACAATTAGGATATATCTCTTTGCAACAGCGTTTGGCCAATGACGAAATTTTGGCTGTAGCTTTTGAATATACGGTTGGAGATAAGATATACCGTGTCGGGGAATTTGGTAGTGATGGTGTTGATGGTACTTTAGTGACAGGAAATAATACTCCGAATCAAACCATTATTACGCAGAGTTTGATTTTGAAAATGTTGAAAAGCAGTTTGACAAACGTAAAAAATCCGGTTTGGAATTTGATGATGAAAAACGTTTATCAGATTCCTCAGGCTTATCAGATCAAACAAGATGATTTCAGGTTAAATATACTTTATACAGATCCGTCTCCTATAAATTATATTAGTCCGGTTGCGGGAACTCATTTCCCGGATGACAATCCGGCTAATCCAAATCCGGCTAATTATTATATTACCAAAACACCTTTATTAAATGTTTTTGATATTGATAAGTTAAATTATAATAATGACCCTCAGAAGGGCGGTGATGGTTTTTTCGATTACATACCGGGGATCACCGTTGATGCTCAAAACGGGCGAATTATTTTTACTACAAAAGAGCCTTTTGGAGAACTGTTGTTCCAAAAATTAAAAGGGGCAGCGGGAGAAGATTATAATAGTCCGAATACATACAATGACAATCAAAAGAAATACGTGTTTAGAAACATGTATAGAAATACCCAATCCGGAGCTTTGCAGGATGCGGATAAAAATAAATTCTTATTAAGAGGTAAATACAAATCTACAGGAAATAACGGTATCCCGATCGGAGCCTTTAATGTGCCGCAAGGTTCTGTTGTAGTAACGGCCGGCGGAAGAGTTTTGGTTGAAGGTATTGATTACAGTGTCGATTATCAATTAGGAAGAGTTCAAATTTTAGACCCTTCACTTCAGGCTTCCAACACACCGATTCAGGTTTCGTTAGAAAATAATTCCATTTTCGGACAACAAACCAGAAGATTTATGGGGGTGAATGTGGAGCATAAAATTTCAGACAAATTTGTTGTTGGAGGTACTTTTTTAAAAATGACAGAAAGACCCTTTACACAAAAATCAAGTTATGGTCAGGAATCTGTTAACAACACGATTTTTGGGTTTAACGGGAATTATGCAACAGAAGTTCCTTTCTTTACCAGATTGGTAAATAAACTGCCTAATATTGATACCGATGTTCCTTCTAATCTTTCCATTCGTGGTGAAGTTGCTTTTTTAAGACCTGATGCTCCAAAAGCCAGTGATTTTGAAGGAGAAGCTACGATATATATTGATGATTTTGAAGGTTCACAATCTACCATTGATATGCGCTCCGCTTATGCGTGGAGTTTAGCATCAACACCATTTGTAAAATCAGATTTGATTGCGGATGATAAGTTTAAGGCTAGTTCAAGTACTTTAGAGTACGGGTTTAGAAGAGCAAAATTATCCTGGTATACCATTGATCCTGTTTTTTATTCGTCAAAACCATCCGGTATTTCAAACGATGATCTGTCGTTAAATACAACAAGGAGAATTTATAGCAGAGAGTTGTATCCAAATACCGATATAGCCCAGGGGCAAATACAGGTTATTAATACATTGGATTTAAGTTATTATCCGTCTGAAAGAGGTCCGTATAATAACAATCAAACGTTCAATACAGAACCGGCTGCCTCTAATTTTGGAGGGATCATGCGTGCGATAAATTCAACGAATTTTGAACAAGGAAATGTCGAGTACATCCAATTTTGGGTACTCGATCCTTATATAGGAACGGGGCAGTCGCCAGCCAATAATACAGGAAAAATTTATTTTAACTTAGGGGAAGTTTCCGAAGATGTATTAAAAGACGGAAGAAAACAATATGAAAACGGATTAGGACCGGATCAGTTAATGGTAAAACCACGTGCGCTTTGGGGAGAAGTTCCGGCATCACAATCTTTAATTTATGCCTTCGATACCAATGAAGGGAATCGTAGAAATCAGGACGTTGGTTTAGACGGTTTACCGGATTCCAGAGAGAGTGAGGTTTATTCTAATTATGCTTCTGAACCGGATCCGGCTGCAGATAATTATACCTACTATCTAAACAGAGAAGGAGGAGTTAAAGATCGTTATAGAAATTATAATGGTGTTGAAGGGAATTCACCTGTTAGTATCAATGACCCAAATCGTGGATCTACAACATTGCCTGACGTCGAAGATATCAATCGTGACAATACCATGAATACGATTAATGCTTATTATGAATATAGTATTGATATTAAGCCCGGAATGCAGGTAGGACAAAACTATGTTACTGATATTCGTGAGGTAAGCAATGCTGATCTGCCTAATGGAAGTACGACTAACGCAAGATGGATTCAGTTTAAAATTCCGGTATCTCAGCCTGAAAATACAATAGGAAATATTACCGATTTCAGATCGATTCGATTCATGCGTATGTTTATGACTGGTTTTAGTGATGAAATGACGGTGCGTTTTGGAGCCTTGGATTTGGTAAGAGGAGAATGGAGAAGGTACACAGGAACATTAGATGCTAATGACACAAATGCAGAGGACGATAATACTGATTTTGATGTTTTAGCAGTCAACGTACAGGAGAATGCGACAAAATGCCCTGTTAATTATGTAATTCCTCCGGGAGTGCGAAGAGAACAGTTGTATAATAATAATACCGTTATCAATCAAAATGAGCAGTCGCTGGCTTTACGCGTTTCAGGTGGTGGATTGCAATTCAGGGATTCAAGAGCTGTTTTTAAAAATGTAAGTGTTGACATGCGTCAATACAAAAAACTAAAAATGTTTTTGCATGCTGAAGCATTGCCTAATGGAGAGCTGGAAGATGGTGAAATGATCGGATTTCTTCGTTTTGGTAACGACTTTACGCAGAACTATTATCAAGTTGAAATTCCTTTAAAAGTCACAAGACCGGCCGGTTCTTGTGCAGTAACCCCCGAAGATGTCTGGTTTGATGAAAACAGTATTGATTTGGCACTGGAGTTGTTGACCCGTATGAAAATTAAAGCTATGCCACTCGATATTAATTCGGATAAGAGAGATATTAATGGCGTTTATTATCCCGATGATGATGCCACTGTAGCAGATGGTGATGGAGATAGTAAACTGCGATTAGGTATAAAAGGAAATCCAAATTTTGGTTTGGTTCGAAATTTAATGGTCGGAGTAAAAAGTGCTGCGGATCATAAAGATATAAAAGGAGAAGTCTGGTTTAATGAACTCCGTATGGCGGATCTGGAGAATAAAGGAGGGATGGCAGCGGTATTAAGCATCGATACCAATATGGCTGATTTTGCTACCGTTTCGGCTACCGGACGTAAAAGTACTATTGGTTTTGGGTCTCTTGAACAAGGAGCAAATGAAAGAGACAGAGAAGACATACAACAGTACAACATTGTAACTAATTTAAATTTAGGAAAGTTATTACCTCCTAAATGGGGAATCAATTTGCCTTTTAATTATGCGATCGGAGAAGAGGTAATTACGCCTGAATATGATCCTTTTAATCAGGATATAAAATTAGATCAGTTGTTAAGAGAAACGACGAATCAGGCTGAAAAAGAAAATATCAGAACCCGTGCTGTTGATTATACAAAACGAAGAAGTATTAACTTTATTGGTGTTAGAAAAGACAGAGCTCCGGAGCAGAAACCACATGTGTATGATGTCGAAAATTTTACATTTTCACAATCCTACAATCAGGTCGAACGTCATGATTATGAAATTGAAGAGTTTCAGGACGAGCAATCGAGTACTGCGGTAAATTATGCCTATACTTTTCAACCCAAAGAAGTGGTCCCTTTTAAGAAGACCAAGTTCATGAAAAAAAGCGACTATTGGAAGATGTTAAGTGATATTAATTTCAATTACCTGCCTTCAAACGTTACCTTCAATACTAATATTTTAAGACAAAGTAATCGTCAGCAATTTAGAGAAGTTGAAGTCGAAGGAATTGGACTTAGACCACTTTACAGAAGAAATTTTGCCTTCAATTATCAATATGGTTTTGGGTATAATTTGACAAAATCGCTAAAACTGAATTATACGGCAGCCTCTAATAATATTGTTAGAAATTTTCTAAATGATGATAATTCGCCAAAAGAAGATTTTACAATATGGGATGATTATTTGGACATCGGAACACCAAACCAGCACATGCAACAATTAGTGTTGAATTATGAAATTCCGATCAACAAAATTCCGGCTTTAAGTTTTATAAAAGCAAGTTATTCGTATACGGCAGATTACAGCTGGCAACGTTCTTCAACGGCCTTTTCTGAGTATGAAGCACCAGATGGATCGGTTTATGATTTAGGAAATACTATTCAAAATGCCAACTCCAATACGTTGACAACAACCTTTAATATGGGGATGTTGTATAAATATGTTGGTTTAACACCGGGTGGTAAAAAACCGGCAAAACCTAAGACGATAGCACCGCCAAAACCGGGAGAGAAAATTGTAAATACACCAAAACAGGTTTCGACTAGCAGTCCTTTTTATGACGGACTTATCGGTGTGCTGACTAGCGTAAAAAACATTCAGGTTAATTATATTAAAAATAGCGGAACAGTTTTACCCGGGTATACGCCAAGCGTTGGTTTCTTCGGAACTTCAAGACCAACATTAGGATTTGTTTTTGGTAGTCAGGATGATGTGCGTTATGAAGCAGCAAAAAGTGGATGGCTTACTACCTATCAGGATTTCAATCAGAGTTTTACACAAGTAACCAATACGCTTTTAAAAGTAACGGCTAACGTGGATTTGTTCCCTGATTTAAAGATTGATTTGGCGATGGACAGGGCTTATTCTCAGAACAGCTCAGAGCAATATAGTGTAAGTGAAAACGGAATGTATAATCCTTTATCACGCTACAGTTATGGTATGTTCTCTATTTCAACGGTATTGATTGGAACTTCTTTTTCAACAAGTGATGCTACTCAATCAGCCGCTTTTGATGATTTTAGAAGCAATCGTCTGGTAATTGCGAACAGATTGGCAGAGGGTTATTATGGAGCCGGGAATGAAATACCTCGTTATAATGTTAGTGATGTTCCGGGGCCACCGTTAGATCCAACAGCCGACGATCCATTTAAAAAGAAAAGAGATATATATGCTTCAAATCAAGGATATCCTATAGGATTTGGGAAAAGTAATCAGGCTGTATTGTTACCATCATTCTTAGCGGCTTATTCCGGCAAAGATGCTTCGGGAGTATCTACCGATATTTTTAGAAGTTTTCCAATTCCAAACTGGAGTGTTAAGTATAATGGATTAATGCGCTATAAGTACTTTAAAGATAAATTTAAACGTTTTTCGCTACAGCACAATTACCGTGCTTCTTATACTATTAATCAATTTAGATCTAATTTTGATTTCTACAACCCTCCGCCACAATCAAATGGACTGGATGTAAATTACAATTTCTACAATAAGACCGTGATGTCAAATGTCAATTTGGTAGAGCAGTTTAGTCCGCTTATTCGTGTGGATTTTGAATTGAAAAGTTCATTGAGAGTACTTACGGAAATCAAAAAAGACAGAGCATTGTCCATGAGTTTTGATAATAATTTATTGACCGAGGTAAAAGGAATGGAATATATAATTGGTTTAGGATACCGTTTCAAAGATGTTATTTTCTCTTCCAGACTTGCCGATACTCCAACGGGAATTATTAAAAGTGACATTAATATAAAAGCGGATTTCTCTTTGCGTAAAAACGAAACTTTGGTGCGTTATTTAGATTACGATAACAATCAGTTGGCCGCAGGACAAAATATATGGTCGGTAAAAGTAACGGCAGATTATTCGTTCAGTAAAAACTTAACCGCTATATTTTATTACGACCACTCGTTTTCTAAAGCGGTGATTTCAACATCATTCCCATTAACTAATATTCGATCCGGATTTACACTACGATACAATTTCGGAAATTAA
- the gcvH gene encoding glycine cleavage system protein GcvH encodes MSIPTNLKYTKDHEWISIEGDVATVGITHFAQKELGDIVYVEVETLDQTLDKDEVFGTVEAVKTVSDLFLPLTGEIIAFNDSLESAPETVNSDPYGAGWMIKIKIADASEIDSLLSDEAYKELIGA; translated from the coding sequence ATGAGCATACCAACAAATTTAAAGTACACAAAAGATCACGAATGGATTAGCATCGAAGGAGATGTAGCAACTGTAGGAATTACTCATTTCGCTCAAAAAGAGTTAGGTGATATCGTGTACGTTGAAGTAGAAACTTTAGACCAAACCTTAGATAAAGACGAGGTTTTTGGAACTGTTGAAGCTGTAAAAACGGTTTCTGATTTGTTCTTACCATTAACAGGAGAAATTATTGCTTTTAATGATAGTTTAGAAAGTGCACCTGAAACGGTAAATTCTGACCCTTACGGAGCAGGATGGATGATCAAAATAAAAATTGCTGATGCATCAGAAATTGATTCATTGTTAAGTGACGAAGCTTATAAAGAATTAATTGGTGCCTAA
- a CDS encoding VanZ family protein codes for MPKQILLCWAIICSGIISYFCLTDSSNIPAVSFPSIDKVVHFCFHFGFTISWILFFKKELKGKSTDDFKAYLISFIFSVFFGITIEILQGVLTTTRAADVADVLANTIGSTTAIFTAIALKKQIDKI; via the coding sequence GTGCCTAAACAAATATTGCTTTGCTGGGCCATTATTTGTTCCGGAATTATTAGTTATTTCTGTTTAACGGATTCCAGTAATATTCCTGCGGTAAGTTTTCCAAGCATTGACAAAGTAGTGCATTTTTGTTTTCATTTCGGATTTACGATTTCCTGGATTTTGTTTTTTAAAAAAGAATTAAAAGGAAAAAGTACAGATGATTTTAAAGCCTATCTGATTTCGTTTATCTTCTCCGTTTTCTTCGGAATTACAATCGAAATTTTGCAAGGTGTTCTTACGACTACCCGAGCGGCAGATGTAGCAGACGTTTTAGCAAATACAATTGGAAGTACGACGGCAATATTTACAGCAATAGCTTTAAAGAAGCAAATCGATAAAATATAA
- the deoC gene encoding deoxyribose-phosphate aldolase, producing the protein MNVKYYLDSTYLKTASQAGLSEAANLAVVKKTIAEAIEEGFKLVMIRPEQVSLAKEMIQEANSTLLVGTVIDFPEGKSDLETKIKEANEAIANGADDLDFVCNYEAFKNGDSALIKEEVLIGTQVGLVHNKTVKWIIEVAALTDKEIIQLSALIKNVVISNFKEENYTTVFVKSSTGFFKTKNDLPNGATVPAIIMMLENASPLSVKAAGGVRSYDEAIEMIRLGVKRIGTSAAKAIANGENTSNQY; encoded by the coding sequence ATGAACGTTAAGTACTATTTGGATTCTACTTACTTAAAAACAGCTTCGCAAGCGGGACTTTCTGAAGCAGCAAATCTTGCTGTGGTCAAAAAGACGATTGCCGAAGCAATTGAGGAAGGGTTTAAGCTTGTTATGATTCGTCCTGAACAAGTTAGTTTGGCTAAAGAAATGATTCAAGAAGCCAATTCGACTTTGCTTGTTGGTACTGTTATCGATTTTCCGGAAGGTAAATCAGATTTAGAAACAAAAATTAAAGAAGCAAACGAAGCAATAGCAAACGGAGCCGACGATTTGGACTTTGTATGTAATTACGAGGCTTTCAAAAATGGTGACAGTGCGTTGATAAAGGAAGAGGTTTTAATCGGTACACAAGTTGGACTGGTGCACAATAAAACCGTAAAATGGATTATCGAAGTGGCTGCTTTGACGGATAAGGAGATTATTCAGCTTTCGGCTTTGATTAAAAATGTGGTCATATCAAATTTTAAAGAAGAAAATTATACTACAGTTTTTGTGAAATCATCCACCGGTTTTTTTAAAACCAAAAATGATTTGCCAAACGGAGCTACGGTCCCAGCTATAATTATGATGTTAGAAAATGCATCCCCTTTATCGGTAAAAGCTGCCGGTGGAGTGCGATCGTATGATGAAGCAATAGAAATGATTCGTTTAGGAGTTAAACGCATCGGAACTTCGGCGGCAAAAGCAATTGCCAATGGAGAAAATACCTCAAATCAATATTAA
- a CDS encoding gliding motility protein RemB, producing MKTQFYVNKIFLTFVFTLSALFAFSQENTNSSITPGFASEQFPVFPNCENLQSKKLENCFYKEVQDFVFHNFEVPQDLKQAEYKGEVRVLFEVDEKGAFKVLYVNALNEALSQEAKRVFGKFPIVKPSTYNGKPTYSKYTIVIGIPLKSADQIAAEALAAAEILRPVEKPMTELDSIVYKKYNNPEFESHLNIPFSHSYYAQFDGAMNQVGSNNHTASKPYTYNEVKKYYNLKAVNESLQKKTTTWLGRKFWNENLVQIQGEDYWLALNPILDLQVGKASDIDPSTYVNTRALNFRGGLGKQINFTTTIFESQGRFAGYFNDYAESIKPSGGNPAIIPGVGIAKRFKTDAYDFPLAEANITFAPSKFFDLQLGYGRNFIGDGYRSLLESDGPSPYPYFKINTTFWKIKYTNTYMWLKDVRPDVTVEKTYATKFMANHYLSWNVSNKLNLGFFESVVWTDSNNRGFDVNFINPIIFYRTVEFTSSSKSGNALLGMSAKYKWNNELNLYAQLLIDEFSFGDIKGGDNSWKNKIGYQIGAKYFNAFKVKDLLLQVEYNHVRPYVYSHSAVITNYGHNNQSMGHQWGGNFEELVAIARYHKGRYFADAKFTTGKRGLDFNTTADSFNYGGDIYKSYDEKRPYDTGVKVGQGNKTSIFIADIQGGYLINPMTNLKFFGSFIYRNFDPTQETATTFKQSTTWFTIGLRSDIFNWYFDY from the coding sequence ATGAAAACCCAATTCTACGTGAACAAGATTTTTTTAACCTTCGTTTTTACATTATCCGCCTTGTTTGCTTTTTCGCAGGAAAATACGAATTCTTCCATTACTCCCGGTTTTGCATCAGAGCAATTTCCTGTTTTTCCTAATTGTGAAAATCTGCAATCTAAAAAACTGGAAAATTGTTTTTACAAAGAAGTGCAGGATTTTGTCTTTCATAATTTTGAAGTTCCTCAAGATTTAAAACAAGCAGAGTATAAAGGAGAAGTAAGAGTTCTTTTTGAAGTGGATGAAAAAGGGGCGTTTAAAGTGCTTTATGTAAATGCATTGAATGAGGCATTGTCGCAAGAAGCAAAGCGTGTTTTTGGGAAGTTTCCTATTGTGAAACCCTCTACTTATAATGGGAAACCGACCTATTCAAAATACACCATTGTGATTGGAATACCGTTAAAAAGTGCAGATCAGATTGCGGCAGAAGCTTTGGCAGCGGCTGAGATTTTAAGACCGGTGGAAAAACCAATGACAGAACTGGACAGTATTGTCTATAAAAAATACAACAATCCGGAGTTTGAAAGTCATTTAAACATTCCGTTTTCGCACAGTTATTATGCGCAATTTGATGGAGCAATGAATCAGGTTGGAAGTAATAATCACACCGCTTCTAAGCCTTATACCTATAATGAGGTTAAAAAATACTATAACTTAAAAGCAGTTAATGAATCGCTTCAGAAAAAAACAACGACCTGGTTAGGAAGAAAATTTTGGAACGAGAATTTAGTACAAATTCAAGGCGAAGACTATTGGTTGGCATTAAACCCTATTCTTGATTTACAAGTAGGTAAGGCATCAGATATTGATCCTTCGACTTATGTGAATACTCGTGCATTGAATTTTAGAGGAGGTTTAGGGAAACAGATTAATTTTACCACTACAATTTTTGAAAGTCAGGGTCGATTTGCAGGTTATTTTAATGATTATGCAGAGTCTATAAAGCCGTCCGGAGGAAATCCGGCGATTATTCCCGGAGTTGGAATTGCAAAACGATTTAAAACAGACGCGTACGATTTCCCTTTAGCGGAAGCCAATATTACATTTGCTCCAAGTAAGTTTTTTGACTTGCAATTGGGTTATGGCAGAAACTTTATTGGAGACGGATATCGTTCGCTGTTGGAAAGCGACGGGCCAAGTCCGTATCCCTACTTTAAAATCAATACCACTTTCTGGAAGATAAAATACACCAATACCTATATGTGGCTAAAAGACGTTCGTCCCGATGTTACGGTTGAAAAAACCTATGCAACAAAATTTATGGCGAATCATTATTTAAGCTGGAACGTTTCAAATAAGCTGAATTTAGGTTTCTTCGAATCGGTGGTCTGGACCGATAGTAACAACAGAGGATTTGATGTCAATTTTATTAATCCGATTATTTTTTACCGTACAGTCGAGTTTACATCATCATCAAAAAGTGGTAATGCACTTTTAGGAATGTCTGCAAAATACAAATGGAACAATGAACTTAATTTATATGCGCAGCTTTTAATCGATGAATTTTCATTCGGAGATATAAAAGGGGGTGATAACAGCTGGAAAAATAAAATAGGGTACCAGATAGGAGCCAAGTATTTTAATGCCTTCAAAGTAAAGGATTTGTTGTTGCAGGTCGAATACAATCATGTGCGTCCGTATGTGTATTCGCATAGTGCTGTTATTACCAATTACGGTCATAACAATCAGAGTATGGGGCACCAATGGGGAGGGAATTTTGAGGAATTAGTAGCAATCGCGCGTTATCACAAAGGACGTTATTTTGCCGATGCGAAATTTACAACCGGGAAACGTGGTTTGGATTTTAATACCACGGCAGACAGTTTTAATTACGGTGGTGATATTTATAAAAGTTACGACGAAAAACGTCCATATGACACTGGTGTAAAAGTAGGGCAGGGTAATAAAACCAGTATTTTTATTGCCGACATACAAGGAGGATATTTGATTAACCCGATGACAAATTTGAAATTCTTCGGAAGTTTTATCTACAGGAATTTTGATCCGACACAAGAAACGGCAACTACATTTAAACAAAGTACTACCTGGTTTACGATCGGATTGCGTTCTGATATCTTTAATTGGTATTTTGATTACTAG